In the Orenia marismortui DSM 5156 genome, one interval contains:
- a CDS encoding LCP family protein: MSLKARIVKFVLLFLVIVIMVVGAGLLTFNFMVKKSTGIDIDQSQDQEDPSSMPKEEIDNRLNILLLGSDSKYEEHNRADTIMVASIDLKSKKVGVISIPRDTRVKLVDRNSYNKINAAYSYGGIDLTKRTLEELLDIDIDYHFELDYKGFIDIVNTLGGVEVNIAKDLHYVDQADNLYIDLKAGPNKLSGAEALDYVRFRHDALGDIGRIQRQQKFLKAALDQILNFKTILKVPELVNDFNRNVKTDLEATKLLKLASMLADFSMDQVEMEMLPGEPKYIDGISYWLPLKEETRVLVNSLIRDKSYLNHKGLELVLLNGSGESGVAREFAELLKKQGYSIKEIGNADNFNYRNSIIITPQEHLSNLEDLAEYLKAETVIDESTEIKVIIGKEVDHIRQKQGFIS, encoded by the coding sequence ATGTCCCTGAAAGCTAGAATAGTAAAATTTGTTCTGTTGTTTTTAGTCATTGTTATAATGGTTGTAGGGGCAGGTCTATTAACTTTTAATTTTATGGTCAAAAAGTCAACAGGTATAGATATAGACCAATCTCAAGATCAAGAAGATCCATCATCTATGCCAAAAGAAGAGATTGATAATAGGCTTAATATCTTGTTATTGGGTTCAGATTCGAAATATGAAGAGCATAATCGTGCTGATACAATAATGGTAGCTAGTATAGATTTAAAAAGTAAGAAGGTAGGAGTTATTTCCATTCCCCGAGATACAAGAGTAAAGCTAGTTGATAGAAATAGTTATAATAAGATAAATGCAGCTTACTCTTATGGAGGGATAGATTTAACTAAAAGGACTTTAGAAGAATTGTTAGATATAGATATTGATTACCACTTTGAATTAGATTATAAAGGTTTTATTGATATAGTAAATACTTTGGGTGGAGTAGAGGTAAATATAGCTAAGGATTTACATTATGTAGATCAAGCAGATAATCTTTATATTGATTTGAAAGCAGGACCAAATAAATTATCTGGAGCAGAGGCTTTGGATTATGTTCGTTTTAGACATGATGCCTTAGGAGATATCGGGAGAATTCAGCGGCAACAGAAGTTTTTAAAAGCTGCTCTTGATCAAATTTTAAATTTTAAGACAATACTAAAGGTTCCCGAATTGGTTAATGATTTTAATAGAAATGTAAAGACTGATTTAGAAGCAACTAAACTTCTAAAATTGGCCTCTATGTTAGCTGATTTTAGTATGGATCAAGTTGAAATGGAAATGCTACCTGGAGAACCTAAATATATTGATGGGATTAGTTATTGGCTACCTTTAAAAGAAGAGACTAGGGTATTAGTTAACTCTTTAATAAGAGATAAATCATATCTTAATCATAAAGGTTTAGAATTAGTTCTTTTAAATGGAAGTGGAGAAAGTGGAGTAGCTAGGGAATTTGCTGAGTTATTGAAAAAGCAAGGTTACTCAATAAAAGAGATTGGCAATGCTGATAACTTTAATTATAGAAATTCTATAATTATTACTCCTCAAGAACACTTATCTAATTTAGAAGATTTAGCTGAATATTTAAAGGCAGAAACTGTTATAGATGAAAGTACTGAAATTAAAGTAATTATTGGTAAAGAGGTAGATCATATTAGACAGAAACAAGGATTTATTAGTTAA
- the yqeK gene encoding bis(5'-nucleosyl)-tetraphosphatase (symmetrical) YqeK, translating into MLNEEEAIEKLSTMIDEDRLKHTFGVRDTAVDLAQKYGADIDKAKWAALLHDCAKKLSNNLLLQRADEFGIVIDDICQRVPALLHAPVGAELAKREFGIDDEDILNGIRFHTLGNKNMTKLDKVIFLADYIEPNRRCKAIDELRDRVKGKTLDEAVRLACENTIKYNLEQGRIIHPQSIETRNALIWE; encoded by the coding sequence ATGTTGAATGAAGAAGAAGCAATTGAAAAGTTATCAACAATGATTGATGAAGATAGACTAAAACATACTTTTGGAGTAAGAGATACTGCAGTTGATCTAGCTCAAAAGTATGGTGCAGATATAGATAAAGCTAAATGGGCAGCTTTATTACATGATTGTGCTAAAAAATTATCCAATAATCTCCTATTGCAAAGAGCAGATGAGTTTGGTATAGTGATAGATGATATTTGTCAAAGAGTTCCTGCTTTATTACATGCTCCTGTTGGTGCAGAGCTTGCTAAACGAGAGTTTGGAATTGATGATGAAGATATTTTAAATGGAATTAGATTTCATACCTTAGGTAATAAGAATATGACAAAGTTAGATAAGGTTATATTTTTAGCTGATTATATAGAGCCGAATAGAAGATGTAAAGCAATTGATGAATTGAGAGATAGAGTAAAGGGTAAAACATTGGATGAAGCCGTAAGATTAGCTTGTGAGAATACAATTAAATATAATCTAGAGCAAGGGAGAATTATTCATCCCCAGAGTATTGAAACTAGAAATGCTTTAATTTGGGAATAA